The following are from one region of the Bacillus sp. (in: firmicutes) genome:
- a CDS encoding deoxyribonuclease IV, which translates to MLKIGSHVSMNGKKMLLAASEEAVSYGANTFMVYTGAPQNTRRKPIEELNIEAGLQHMKEHGIEEIIVHAPYIINIGNSENPATFELGVNFLRTEIERTAAIGSKQIVLHPGAHVGAGPEKGIQKIIEGLNEVLTKEQTVQIALETMAGKGSECGRSFEELAQIIDGVIHNDRLSVCFDTCHTHDSGYDIVNDFDGVLAEFDRIIGIERIKVLHINDSKNERGARKDRHENIGFGKIGFKALNYIIHHPQLKEIPKILETPYVGEDKKNQKPPYRFEIAMLKEQQFDEKLLEKIINQ; encoded by the coding sequence ATGTTAAAAATTGGTTCACACGTTTCAATGAATGGGAAAAAAATGCTCCTTGCAGCAAGTGAAGAAGCAGTATCCTATGGTGCCAATACATTTATGGTATATACAGGTGCTCCACAAAATACGAGGAGAAAACCGATTGAAGAATTAAATATTGAAGCTGGCTTACAGCATATGAAAGAACATGGGATTGAGGAAATTATTGTTCATGCCCCATACATTATTAATATTGGAAATTCCGAAAATCCAGCGACCTTTGAACTTGGCGTAAACTTTTTGCGTACTGAAATTGAACGGACAGCAGCAATTGGGTCGAAGCAAATTGTTCTCCATCCTGGTGCCCATGTTGGCGCTGGCCCTGAAAAAGGAATTCAAAAAATTATTGAGGGCTTAAATGAGGTGCTGACAAAAGAGCAGACGGTGCAAATTGCTCTTGAAACAATGGCAGGGAAAGGCTCAGAATGCGGTCGTTCCTTTGAAGAATTGGCGCAAATTATTGATGGTGTTATCCACAACGACAGGCTTTCCGTTTGTTTCGATACTTGTCATACCCATGATTCAGGTTATGATATTGTCAATGATTTTGACGGTGTGTTAGCGGAATTTGATCGCATCATTGGCATTGAGCGGATTAAGGTGCTTCATATTAATGATAGCAAAAATGAACGTGGTGCGAGAAAAGACCGCCATGAGAATATTGGCTTTGGGAAAATTGGTTTTAAAGCATTAAATTATATTATCCATCATCCCCAACTTAAGGAAATTCCAAAGATTCTTGAAACGCCATATGTCGGTGAAGATAAAAAGAATCAAAAACCACCATATCGTTTTGAAATTGCGATGCTAAAAGAGCAACAATTTGATGAAAAGCTTTTAGAAAAAATTATCAATCAATAA
- a CDS encoding DUF2624 family protein, which translates to MNPFIQQFINQKLKTITVDELLKHAQNYNVSLSSGEAAKIIGILKAEKSISIDNDEQHRQIIKKIGKEVNMNLAKKANELLRQFKK; encoded by the coding sequence ATGAATCCATTTATTCAACAGTTTATTAATCAAAAATTAAAAACAATCACTGTTGATGAGTTATTAAAACATGCGCAAAACTATAACGTCAGCTTATCTTCTGGGGAGGCAGCCAAAATAATTGGCATTTTGAAGGCGGAAAAAAGTATTAGCATTGATAATGATGAACAGCATCGGCAAATTATAAAAAAAATTGGCAAGGAAGTTAATATGAATCTTGCTAAAAAAGCCAATGAGCTACTGAGGCAGTTTAAAAAATAG
- a CDS encoding DUF4190 domain-containing protein, whose amino-acid sequence MVEEMFNEEKNSQDIRERNDWATTESDFTEETAAEIAPNPGIAGGFTGDADRVRAFDRPTKEEGAGAKGMGAIALILSILSLFYAPVLLGAAGIIVGFIVRRRGANALGNWAIGIGVVSLIIGLFIAPFF is encoded by the coding sequence GTGGTTGAAGAAATGTTTAACGAAGAAAAAAATTCTCAAGATATAAGAGAGAGAAATGACTGGGCGACAACAGAGTCTGATTTTACTGAAGAAACGGCAGCAGAGATTGCACCTAATCCAGGCATTGCAGGGGGATTTACAGGCGATGCCGACCGAGTACGTGCTTTTGACAGACCAACGAAGGAAGAGGGCGCTGGTGCTAAAGGTATGGGGGCCATTGCGTTAATATTATCAATATTATCGCTATTTTACGCACCAGTTTTATTAGGTGCGGCAGGGATTATTGTTGGCTTTATTGTACGCCGTAGAGGAGCTAATGCTCTTGGAAATTGGGCGATTGGAATTGGGGTCGTATCGTTGATTATCGGGTTATTTATTGCACCGTTTTTTTAA
- the ispG gene encoding flavodoxin-dependent (E)-4-hydroxy-3-methylbut-2-enyl-diphosphate synthase has translation MSEITHRTKTRPIKVGNLTIGGNNEVVIQSMTTTKTHDVDATVAQINRLEEAGCQIVRVACPDERAADAIREIKKQINIPLVVDIHFDYRLALKAIEGGADKIRINPGNIGKREKVEAVVNAAKERGVPIRIGVNAGSLEKRILDKYGYPTADGMVESAIHHIKILEDLDFHNIIVSLKASDVNLAIEAYEKASKAFDYPLHLGITESGTLFAGTVKSAAGLGAILSKGIGNTIRISLSADPVEEIKVARELLKTFGLAANAATLISCPTCGRIEIDLISIANEIEEYIAKIKAPIKVAVLGCAVNGPGEAREADIGIAGARGEGLLFRHGEIIRKVPEDQLVEELKKEVDILAEEYYLKQN, from the coding sequence ATGAGTGAAATAACACATCGTACTAAAACCCGTCCAATTAAAGTGGGAAACTTAACAATTGGCGGAAACAATGAAGTAGTTATCCAAAGTATGACTACAACGAAAACACACGATGTTGATGCAACAGTTGCCCAAATAAACCGTTTAGAAGAAGCTGGTTGTCAAATTGTTCGTGTTGCCTGCCCAGATGAAAGAGCGGCAGACGCTATTCGTGAAATAAAAAAACAAATTAATATTCCACTTGTTGTCGATATCCATTTTGATTATCGCCTTGCCTTAAAAGCGATTGAAGGCGGCGCTGATAAAATTAGAATTAATCCAGGGAATATTGGCAAGCGCGAAAAGGTCGAAGCGGTGGTAAATGCAGCTAAAGAAAGGGGTGTTCCTATCCGTATTGGCGTAAATGCCGGTTCCCTTGAAAAACGAATTTTAGATAAATATGGATATCCTACCGCTGATGGCATGGTGGAAAGTGCTATTCATCATATCAAAATTTTGGAAGACCTTGATTTCCACAATATTATCGTTTCCCTTAAAGCTTCCGATGTAAACTTAGCAATTGAGGCTTATGAAAAGGCATCGAAGGCTTTTGATTATCCATTACATTTGGGGATTACTGAATCTGGAACCCTTTTTGCGGGTACTGTAAAAAGTGCAGCTGGCTTAGGTGCTATTTTAAGTAAAGGCATTGGAAACACAATCCGCATCTCATTAAGTGCTGACCCAGTTGAGGAAATAAAAGTAGCTAGAGAATTACTTAAAACATTTGGCTTGGCTGCCAATGCTGCCACCCTCATTTCCTGCCCAACTTGTGGAAGAATTGAAATTGACTTAATAAGCATTGCCAATGAGATTGAGGAGTACATTGCCAAAATTAAAGCACCAATCAAAGTAGCCGTTCTTGGTTGTGCCGTTAACGGTCCTGGCGAAGCTAGAGAAGCTGATATCGGCATAGCTGGAGCACGAGGTGAAGGTTTGTTATTCCGCCACGGAGAAATTATCAGAAAAGTACCTGAAGATCAGCTCGTTGAAGAACTAAAAAAAGAGGTTGACATCCTAGCGGAAGAATATTATCTAAAGCAAAACTAA
- a CDS encoding DUF1189 domain-containing protein, which translates to MNIFQQFLKSIYSPKDVALFRFQGVGKTIGYVFLLMFISTVIVGISLGNDFLKWTEITNEKVMNELPNFELKKGTLTSELDSPIIQENNEFTFIFDTTGQITANDVSKYSNAIGLLKKEAIIISESEKQQLPYSNFGDISINKNTVINFIAKFKSLFYVILPMIFLLIYLFQTCLKFIGISVLALIGLMLSKQTSRKLRYNSLWILSAYAVTIPTIFFAITNALKIIIPFAFLLYWATASIVLYLIIVEIPKAKAPIETTEQPPE; encoded by the coding sequence ATGAATATATTTCAGCAATTTCTTAAAAGCATCTATTCTCCAAAAGACGTAGCCTTATTTCGTTTTCAAGGAGTAGGCAAAACGATTGGCTATGTTTTTCTGTTAATGTTCATCTCTACTGTGATCGTTGGCATTTCACTAGGAAACGACTTTTTAAAGTGGACAGAGATTACAAATGAAAAGGTCATGAATGAGCTACCTAACTTTGAGCTAAAAAAAGGAACACTTACATCAGAGCTTGATTCACCTATTATTCAAGAAAACAATGAATTTACATTTATTTTTGATACAACAGGACAAATAACCGCTAATGATGTTTCTAAATATTCTAATGCCATTGGTTTATTAAAAAAAGAAGCGATTATTATAAGTGAGTCCGAAAAACAACAACTACCTTACTCCAATTTTGGAGATATTTCAATAAACAAAAATACAGTCATTAATTTTATAGCCAAATTTAAATCCCTTTTTTACGTCATTCTACCAATGATTTTTTTACTCATTTACTTGTTTCAAACATGTTTGAAATTCATCGGTATCTCAGTTCTAGCACTTATCGGGCTAATGCTTTCCAAGCAAACAAGCCGAAAGCTTCGTTATAATAGTCTGTGGATTCTTTCTGCCTATGCAGTAACAATACCAACTATCTTTTTTGCCATAACAAATGCTTTAAAAATCATCATTCCTTTTGCTTTTTTACTCTACTGGGCCACAGCAAGCATTGTCTTATATTTAATCATCGTTGAAATTCCAAAAGCGAAGGCTCCAATTGAAACTACTGAACAGCCGCCCGAATAG
- a CDS encoding methyl-accepting chemotaxis protein → MKIVFNRLSLQSRLLLIFITLFVVTINIFGFTLYSKAKNTTIQITEDRLVREVEIMSYIVKNLKFVYISDKEYFLQQVEMSVRDQQRQLKEDGINSEIYYIQNEKVTPFQVSRNAKITFPDPLINKINKVGNGVFHEKLAGEDYTISVQKINEINGNYVLLVPTTSFLGPVTQMHTFIIALVIISFFISTFLIILFVRSITKPLKKLQETMREVREGNLNKAISVETTIPEITSLNKSFNMMVDQMRTVIHEINQTTSELENTGEDLSHSSREALAFSRKLIEDINVVKVAAEQTAISSEHSVDDFNSMKGKIELLIRNMNKVFSSSEDMNHSAEVGDQNITELIETITLFDTDFEYMTGTIKEVKNHSFAIANLVGLIQGVADQTKLLALNAAIEAARAGEAGKGFAVVANEVRKLAEQSTKAAVEITQSISHMEDVTMKATKEFDQILLKIKETLHIASKSKVSFDELMDEIGKVIVKIQNMQGELTNLQRILPELEQTTVGIVSVSQETLSSSEQMLATSDGQINQMERTHQIGLLLKDLSYSLSSKTKRFTV, encoded by the coding sequence TTGAAAATAGTGTTTAATCGTCTTAGTTTACAAAGTAGATTACTGCTAATTTTTATTACATTGTTTGTTGTAACGATTAATATCTTTGGGTTTACTTTATACAGTAAAGCTAAGAATACAACGATTCAAATAACAGAGGATCGTTTAGTTCGTGAAGTCGAAATCATGTCATATATTGTGAAGAATTTAAAATTTGTATATATAAGTGATAAGGAATATTTTTTACAACAAGTAGAAATGAGCGTTCGTGATCAACAACGTCAATTAAAAGAGGACGGCATAAATTCTGAAATTTATTATATTCAAAATGAAAAAGTAACTCCATTTCAAGTTAGTCGAAATGCAAAGATAACCTTCCCAGACCCATTAATAAACAAAATAAATAAAGTAGGCAATGGTGTATTTCATGAAAAGCTTGCAGGGGAGGATTATACCATTTCGGTACAAAAGATAAACGAAATTAATGGGAACTACGTTTTATTAGTGCCTACTACATCATTTTTAGGACCTGTAACGCAAATGCATACTTTTATTATTGCGTTAGTAATCATCTCCTTTTTTATCTCTACTTTCCTAATTATTTTATTTGTTAGAAGTATTACAAAACCACTTAAAAAATTACAGGAGACGATGAGAGAAGTACGGGAAGGGAATTTGAATAAGGCTATTTCAGTTGAAACGACAATCCCCGAAATTACTTCTTTGAATAAAAGTTTTAATATGATGGTTGATCAAATGAGAACAGTTATTCATGAAATAAATCAAACGACATCAGAGCTAGAAAATACTGGTGAAGATTTAAGTCATTCATCAAGGGAGGCATTGGCATTTAGTCGGAAGTTGATTGAAGATATTAATGTTGTAAAGGTAGCAGCAGAACAAACGGCGATTAGTTCGGAGCATAGCGTAGATGATTTTAATAGCATGAAAGGTAAAATTGAATTGCTCATCCGCAATATGAATAAAGTTTTTAGTAGTTCTGAGGATATGAATCATTCTGCCGAAGTGGGCGATCAAAATATTACGGAATTAATTGAAACTATAACATTATTTGACACAGATTTTGAGTATATGACAGGAACAATTAAAGAGGTGAAAAATCATTCTTTTGCCATTGCGAATCTAGTAGGCTTAATTCAAGGCGTTGCAGATCAAACGAAGCTTTTAGCATTAAATGCTGCGATTGAAGCTGCAAGAGCTGGTGAAGCAGGGAAAGGCTTTGCGGTTGTAGCAAATGAAGTACGTAAACTTGCGGAGCAATCGACAAAGGCAGCGGTAGAAATAACCCAATCAATTTCTCATATGGAAGATGTTACAATGAAAGCAACAAAAGAATTTGATCAAATTCTTTTAAAAATAAAGGAGACTTTACATATTGCGAGTAAATCGAAAGTATCTTTTGATGAACTAATGGATGAAATCGGTAAAGTTATTGTAAAAATACAAAATATGCAAGGAGAACTCACTAATCTTCAACGAATTTTACCTGAACTTGAACAAACAACAGTTGGGATTGTCTCTGTATCGCAAGAAACACTCTCCAGTTCAGAACAAATGCTTGCTACAAGTGACGGTCAAATTAACCAGATGGAGAGAACACACCAAATTGGTTTATTGTTAAAAGATT